One stretch of Psilocybe cubensis strain MGC-MH-2018 chromosome 6, whole genome shotgun sequence DNA includes these proteins:
- a CDS encoding Deubiquitination-protection protein dph1, whose product MSEEQAPEIQINVKGPSELKLQISITTDKTVLELKQAIAAKSDVEADRQRLIYSGRVLKDEDLLSVYKIQSSHTIHMVKGVSRSGGTPSSSSGGPAPQQLPTMQTGQNVHDPLTQLNGHMGFGAMAGLNPFGEMGLNPNDPNMMQSMLNSPQFLQQMSSMLSNPAVIDQVIASSPQLSAMGPQVRAAFQDEGFRQMLSNPESFQQMLRMASMFQGAGLGGGFGSPFGAPPPSFPAPGNPNAPTNSTSNPSSTPTTPPSTTAPPVNPFSLFGAPGAGAGTGTGAGAGAGANPYAFNPAMMQQMQQMLGLGSPFGPGAGGLGAYGSTPAAPADTRPPEERFQVQLQASNQLQDMGFTNAQQNVRALLATGGNVQSAIDYIFSGGGI is encoded by the exons ATGTCTGAAGAACAAGCACCAGAAATCCAAATAAATGTCAAAG GACCGAGTGAATTGAAGCTGCAGATATCGATAACGACTGATAAAACTGTGTTGGAGCTCAAGCAAGCGATTGCTGCGAAATCGGATGTCGAAGCGGACAGACAGAGGTTGATCTATTCAG GGCGTGTGTTAAAG GACGAAGACCTGCTATCGGTATACAAGATTCAGTCATCGCATACCATTCATATGGTGAAAGGTGTTTCGCGCTCCGGAGGAACaccatcttcgtcgtctggAGGCCCTGCACCCCAACAGCTGCCCACAATGCAAACCGGCCAGAACGTACACGATCCACTCACGCAGCTCAACGGACACATGGGCTTTGGCGCGATGGCTGGTCTGAACCCGTTCGGAGAGATGGGTTTGAATCCCAATGACCCCAATATG ATGCAATCTATGCTGAATTCCCCACAATTCCTTCAACAAATGTCCTCTATGCTTTCAAATCCTGCGGTCATAGACCAAGTTATCGCCTCAAGCCCGCAGCTTTCGGCGATGGGGCCTCAGGTCCGGGCAGCATTCCAAGACGAGGGATTCAGACAAATGCT ATCCAACCCGGAATCATTCCAACAGATGCTCCGGATGGCGTCTATGTTCCAGGGCGCGGGGCTCGGTGGCGGGTTCGGGTCGCCCTTCGGTGCACCTCCGCCGTCGTTCCCAGCCCCAGGTAATCCCAACGCTCCCACAAACTCGACCTCGAACCCATCATCAACGCCAACGACTCCCCCTTCCACAACGGCTCCCCCTGTGAATCCATTCAGCCTGTTTGGTGCTCCCGGCGCTGGCGCTGGTACAGGGACGGGTGCAGgggcaggtgcaggtgccaATCCTTACGCGTTCAACCCTGCGATGATGCAGCAGATGCAACAGATGCTTGGACTGGGATCGCCTTTTGGTCCAGGTGCAGGTGGACTAGGCGCGTACGGTTCCACCCCTGCTGCACCCGCTGATACTAGACCGCCCGAGGAGCGATTCCAAGTACAACTTCAGGCAAGTAAT CAACTACAGGATATGGGATTCACCAACGCCCAGCAGAATGTACGTGCACTGCTGGCTACTGGGGGGAATGTGCAAAGCGCCATAGACTATATCTTCAGTGGAGGTGGCATTTAA
- a CDS encoding Electron transfer flavoprotein subunit beta, with product MRPSAIRLLNILVPVKRSVDYAVKIRVNPQQTGIDTNVKHSMNPFDEIAVEEAAILRQKHKDAVKTIKAITIGPSKSVDTLRTALAMGADSAIHVEIPESQPSPEPLAVAKTLRAVIERQNSAAASDADKIDLVILGKQAIDDDLGVTGQMLAGLLGWSQATFASKVDVDIAKNEVLVVREIDGGGEEIRCKLPMVITTDLRLNVPRYATLPNIMKAKKKPVEKLSPSDLGVDYTPQLETLKVTEPPTRVGGGKVSNVDELLAKLKEAGIQAA from the exons ATGAGACCGTCAGCTATTCGTTTGCTCAATATCCTGGTCCCAGTGAAGCG GTCTGTGGACTATGCTGTCAAGATCCGCGTCAATCCTCAGCAAACTGGAATTGACACCAATGTCAAACATTCGATG AATCCTTTTGACGAAATCG CCGTTGAGGAAGCTGCGATCCTTCGTCAAAAGCACAAGGACGCCGTGAAAACCATAAAAGCTATCACAATCGGACCTTCAAAATCTGTGGATACTCTACGTACAGCGCTCGCAATGGGTGCTGATTCCGCCATTCACGTCGAAATCCCTGAATCACAACCGTCACCAGAGCCCCTTGCCGTGGCCAAGACTCTCCGTGCAGTCATTGAACGCCAAAACTCAGCCGCCGCTAGCGATGCAGATAAGATTGACCTAGTGATCCTCGGGAAGCAGGCTATTGATGACGATCTTGGTGTGACGGGTCAGATGCTGGCGGGCTTGTTGGGATGGAGTCAGGCAACGTTTGCGAGCAAGGTTGATGTGGATATAGCGAAGAATGAAGTGCTTGTGGTTCGGGAGATCGATGGCGGTGGGGAGGAGATTAGATGCAAGCTTCCCATGGTTATTACAACCGATCTTCG TCTCAACG TTCCCCGCTATGCGACGCTACCGAACATTATGAAGGCCAAGAAGAAGCCAGTCGAAAAACTTTCCCCTTCGGATCTTGGTGTTGACTACACGCCTCAGCTCGAGACGCTCAAAGTCACCGAGCCTCCCACGCGCGTGGGCGGAGGGAAAGTCTCCAATGTTGACGAGCTATTGGCGAAGCTCAAAGAGGCTGGCATCCAAGCTGCATGA
- a CDS encoding Hydrolase tropI produces MSCPKCIEGFLLPGDPAGTIEKDFRGAYHACPRSADANEVATSAEDAQRAIILLTDGFGLPLKNCKIIADNLANRLNCDVWIPDYFDGRPLVPVDDLRTPDRASKTMSVLDWIKFILFTGIPSLPAFIHSRPAVADKRVTSFINDLKEKKHYTKLGVVGYCFGGATAVRFAGTNLVDAAVICHPAGFPIREAQAIKVPTTWACADVDIFWPRSKRLQVEAILSAKKGKEDFREYEFKDYKGTAHGFAARPNLNIPEVKEAYEQAFEQTVEWFKKTLV; encoded by the exons ATGTCCTGTCCTAAATGTATCGAAGGCTTTCTTCTGCCAGGGGATCCAGCAGGAACAATTGAAAAAGACTTCCGAGGCGCCTACCATGCATGTCCCAGGTCAGCCGATGCAAATGAGGTTGCCACGTCTGCAGAAGACGCACAACGCGCCATCATTCTGCTTACAGATGGATTTGGCTtgccattgaagaactgcaaGATAATCGCGGATAACCTGGCCAACCGGCTAAACTGCGACGTTTGGATACCTGATTACTTTGATG GGAGGCCACTTGTTCCAGTTGATGACCTGAGAACACCCGATCGCGCCAGCAAGACAATGAGTGTACTGGACTGGATCAAGTTCATCTTGTTCACCGGTATTCCTAGTCTCCCTGCCTTCATTCATAGCAGGCCAGCTGTGGCTGATAAGCGAGTCACCTCG TTCATAAATGACTTAAAAGAGAAGAAACATTATACTAAGTTAGGAGTAGTAGG GTACTGCTTTGGTGGCGCCACGGCTGTCCGCTTTGCGGGCACAAACCTGGTTGATGCCGCTGTCATATGTCATCCCGCCGGATTCCCGATACGTGAAGCACAGGCTATCAAGGTACCCACAACTTGGGCATGCGCAGATG TCGATATATTCTGGCCCCGCTCAAAGCGCTTGCAAGTCGAAGCAATTCTATCCgcaaagaaagggaaggaagaTTTCAGAGAGTATGAATTCAAAGATTATAAAG GAACTGCACATGGATTCGCTGCACGCCCTAATCTCAACATTCCGGAAGTTAAAGAAGCCTACGAGCAAGCATTTGAGCAGACAGTCGAGTGGTTCAAGAAGACACTCGTCTAA
- a CDS encoding AP-2 complex subunit sigma, protein MIRFILVQNRQGKTRLSKWYVPYDDDEKVRLRGEVHRLVAPRDQKYQSNFVEFRNYKVVYRRYAGLFFCLCVDDNDNELAYLEAIHLFVEILDTFFDNVCELDLVFNFYKVYAILDEIFLAGEVEETSKDVVLSRLEELEKLE, encoded by the exons ATGATCAGGTTTATCCTCGTTCAG AATCGCCAAGGGAAGACAAGACTGTCAAAGTGGTATGTTCCgtacgatgacgatgagaaA GTCAGACTTCGCGGTGAAGTGCACCGGTTAGTTGCACCGCGCGACCAGAAATATCAGTCGAATTTCGTTGAG TTCCGCAATTACAAAGTGGTCTACCGGCGATATGCAGGTCTATTCTTTTGCTTATGCgtcgacgacaacgacaatgAATTGGCGTACCTTGAAGCCATCCATCTTTTCGTCGAAATTCTAG ATACCTTTTTCGATAATGTGTGTGAACTGGACTTGGTTTTCAATTTTTACAAG GTGTATGCTATCCTCGACGAAATATTCCTAGCCGGTGAAGTCgaagaaacaagcaaagaTGTTGTTCTATCACGACTGGAAGAATTGGAGAAATTGGAGTGA